GCGGATGGATGCTACTAATGGCGATGCCCTGTACGTCCGTGGTCTCTGTCTGTACTATGAGGACTGTATTGACAAGGCTGTCCAGTTCTTTGTCCAGGCCTTGCGCATGGCCCCTGACCATGAGAAGGCTCGCCTGGCCTGCAGAGTGAGTTCTCCATCCACCTGCCACCAGGACTCTAGCCCTGCAATTAGGCTCAACTAACCTGCCTAATAATTATGCTAATGTGGACTAATTGCCTCCATCCTTACCTTTTTGTAAGAGGTAGCCACAGAGCACTTTAACCAATTCTGTctccactagaggtcgaccaatttaATAGGAATGGCTGAttttaattggggccgatttttaagttttcataacaatcggaaatcggtatatTTGGCGccgatttaaataaataaaaatatttaaaaattgtATACCTTTTATTTaccaaggcaagtcagttaagaacacattcttattttcattgacggcctaggaaaggtgggttaactgtctcgttcaggggcagaaaggcagatttttcaccttgtcagctcggggggatccaatctttcaatcttacagttaactagtcgctgcactccacaaggagactgcctgttacgtgaatgcagtaagccaaggtaagttgcttgctagcattaaacttatcttataaaaaacaatcaatcataatcactagttaactacacatggttgatattactagatattatctagcgtgtcctgcgttgcatataatctgactgagcatacaagtatctgactgagtggtggtaggcagacgCAGCAGCGTatacattcattcaaacagcactttagtgcgttttgccagcatctcttcgttgtgcgtcaagcattgcgctgtttatgacttcaagcctatcaactcccgagatgaggctggtgtaaccaaagtgaaatggctagctagttagcgtgcgctaatagcgtttcaaatgtcactcgctctgctCCTTCTAGTAGTTGtcaccttgctctgcatgggtagcGCTGCTTCgttggtggctgttgtcgttgtgttcctggttcgagcccaaggaggagcgaggagagggacggaagctatactgttacactggcaatatttAAGTGccaataagaacatccaatagtcaaaggttaatgaaatacaaatggcaatgagggaaatagtcctataattcctagaataactacaacttaaaacttcttacctgggaatattgaagactcatgttaaaaggaaccaccagctttcatgtaTATATGTTCTgaccaaggaacttaaatgttagctttcttacatagcacatattgcacttttactttcttctccaacactttgattttgcattatttaaaccaaattgaacatgtttcattttatttgaggctaaattgattttattgatgtattaagtgttcattcagtattgttgtaattgtcattattacaaaaaaacgGTATCGGCATTTTTTTGTGGGGtatccaataatcggtattggcgttgaaaaatcataatcggtcgacctctagtctccaCTACTGGCTTGCTGACACATTAAGTTTGCAGAGGTTGCTAAGTGCTCTCTCTTTTCCACCCAGAATGCCAAAGCACTCAAAGCCAAGAAGGAAGATGGGAACCAGGCCTTCAAGGATGGGAACTATGATGTGGCCTACGAGCTGTACTCTGAGGCCCTGACTATAGACCCCAACAACATCAAAACCAATGCTAAGCTCTTCTGTAACAGGGGCACTGTGGGATCTAAGGTGAGGCTCAAACACACAGCACCAGGAGGAGAACCCCTCTCATCTGCCATACCATGTTTGTCTTATGCAGCCATGGTGTTTCTGCCATTTTGGTCCCCAGTTCACTTCAGCCTATTATTAGTTTTTAGTCTTCATTAAAAGGCTCTCTGTTGGCTTGCAAAGGAGGTATTGCTATTTTATATTACACTGGTTGTTTTGCCTTTTCAGCCAGGCAGCTGATATTTGATACATTTAGGTCCCTATAaatttgtgcatttttattgttgtTGCCTGATTCCGTTTAGTGTTTTCCCAAATTACTGTGTGTATTTTTAGCAGTGCTCTGCACTTTGCTTCATTTTCTCTTATCTAGAACTAGGCCAGCATCTCCTTTTTTTGTCTTGTGCTTTTTTGCACATTCCCCAGTCCCCTTACTCTCTTTTATTTCCTTTTTTCCCCTCTTTTTTTTCCCCAAGCTGAAAAAAATAGACCAGGCCATTGAAGACTGCACAAAGGCAGTTAAGCTGGATGAGACCTACATCAAGGCCTATTTACGGAGAGCACAGTGGTACGTCAATCTACCTTAGTTTCCTAGCAATGTGTCCGTAGTTCTTATTATTAGAGAGCAAGCAAGAATATGGATATTAATTGGATATGGTTATGATCCCTCAAGCTTGTTTCTATACATCTGTGTGTTCAGTTACATGGACAAGGAGGAGTACGATGAGGCTGTGAGGGATTATGAGAAGGTCTaccagacagagaaaacaaaagGTATGTCTGTCTCATTGGTGTGACTcaaccacccctctctccatcccagtcACCACGCTACCTCTCTGTCTGGGTCCTGTTGCTTCACACTCCTGTTTTTCCCCCCCACACCCTGTTATGACGCAGTGtctcaggtgtctgtctctaagGGGTGGAATTACTGTATAGCTCCTCCTGCTGTTACGGTGCTCTAACTGCTCTTGGTTATTAATACTATTTTTGTCGTCTCACTCTTAACTCCTTTCCTTAGAACACAAGCACCTCCTGAAGAATGCACAGTTGGAGCTGAAGAAGAGCAAGCGAAAAGATTACTACAAGGTGCTAGGTGTGGACAAGAACGCCACAGAGGACGAGATCAAGAAAGCTTACCGTAAACGGGCCCTCATGCACCATCCAGGTAGCTAAGAGAGCTCAGTTCAACTATCCAGTCTATTTTACTAATATAACAAAATACGTGTCAGGAGATGTATTTCTATGCAAAGGGGAAATAAAACATTGAACTTTTCCCCTGACTGACGGCCCtggtttgtctgtctctctctctcagaccgtCACAGCTCGGCCAGTGCTGAGATtcagaaggaagaggagaagaagttTAAGGAGGTGGGCGAGGCGTTCACCGTGTTGTCTGACCCCAAGAAGAAATCCCGCTACGACAGTGGTCACGATCTGGAGGACGACACGGGCAACATGGGAGGTGAGGGCTGGAGATCAGCCGGGGGGAAGGGGCTGAAACTGCTagaatgcaacaacaaaaaagtttcACTACAACGCTGGCTGCTCCTCTGTGCTGTTTCGTCAACGATAACAAAGGTGCTGGGGTGAAATGTGGTGCCTCCCCCCCTCCTATTTCAGCTTTAACAGGGACTAAATTACTATTACTTGATTTAAACATCAACTGGGTTCAGCCATTTGTATTTCAGAGCTGTAAATGGGTGTTTATCATGTTAATTTTACATGGTTAGTATTGTTAATTTGTGCTGAGATTGTACTGGCTGATTCCCTTAGCTGTGATGTTGATCCTCATAATGTGTTTCTGTCCCCAGCAGATTTTGACGCCAACAACATTTTCAAGGCATTCTTTGGTGGTGGAGGTGGCCAGGGCTATAGTTTTGAAGCTAATCAATGTATGTATACAAACATCTGTAGGAAACAGtactttttaaaaatgatttgACATATAATAAATTCACAATTCAGCCTATTTCAGATTCTGTTGAATAATATACACTTTTTTGTTTTGTAGCATCCGGACCAGGAAATTTTTTCTTCCAGTTTGGTTAATTGGAGGATCCTAGTACTTATACAGTAGCTCAATCATGGACTCTATTCAAATGGATTCACCCCCAACTCCACCCTCATTTTTAATTTGTCTGGCTGTTCCTCAGTTGGACTCTGTCATTACCTGAATGAATAATGCTGTCAAATCACATCATGCAACAAACGAATGACGCAAGGATCCATTGAAGACTAATACTATTTTGATATTTGGTTTAATTTTGTCAAACAATAAAAACATTGAAATTCAAATTTGTATAAAAAGAATGTTGGCCCAAACAAGTATGACTCATAATGGAACTATTAAACGGGACTGTGCAGGTATCTGGCCTTCTGAAGGCTCAGGCCAAGATGTGACTTCAAGATGGGGCAATCTGAGAAGAACCTGGGGACCTACAAACCTCCTACATTTGACCTACTGTCCAAGCCGTATTCAAAGCATGCATATATTGCCCAGTATTTAATGGTGCAAAATTCCATGGGAAACAGAACAACTTGCATGTTGTGTGGGCAGCCTACTTTATACCCAACAACCAAAAGATGACTTAGCAGCTGTGGATGATTGCTTAATGAAAGTTGTCTCCATTTCATGTTATATGAACAGTTAATTATTTTCCATAACAGCCTGGGGTAAATAGAGTTAAATCCATAAACTACTGCTTAAGTACAGTCAGAAGATGGCTGTGCTGGTGTACTATGCCAGGCCTGTTGCCATGTTGTGGTCAGCTTCCTCACCACAGGTTTTATGTTTGATGTTGCCATTCACCGGTTGCTACATTGTACATTTTACTGGAATGTAAAGTGTTTATTTGTGTTGATAGTTTGactgttttcttattttttttaatgtatattTATTGTAAATTGGCTGTCTGAGCCACTACCAGGAGATGAGGATGCTCCTCTATTATGGAAAAGACTGAAAAAGGGCACCAACGAACAACATCCTTTTGGCACAAACTCAGGAAATGAATTTGGTTGTGCTTGCCATTTTATAAGATACTGTGTGGACATCTATATATTTAACTGGCTGTGTACCCTAGTATGCTGAACTTGAGCAACCACTCAGTCAACTAATACAGTAAGTATCATCTCACTCACAGCACACAATGCATACGGTCAGATTGGGGTTATCTAGAACGTGCCTAGGCAAGCTGTCAAATGAGTTAACATCTTATTTTCCCCATGCTGTTTAAAAGTATACCCTAGTATAATGTATAGTTTGTCTCTGGGCTAAGACCCTAGCAGTATTAAACTATTCAGGCCTGAGTTCCAATGCCCTGTGTAAATTATGCCGCTAATATAAAGAGCTCATCATACAATTGCTATGCCATTATGGATGTAAGAGGTTTTGATCTTATTTTTAAGATCTCTTGGTGCACTTTTAAGAGGAAGGCATCCCCAACCTGGACTTACTCTCATGAAGCCCTCAACAGTCTCGACTATGGAGTCTTTATCAAACAGCCATGTAAATAAAAAGTTCCCCCTTCACCCGTCAAATGTCCCTTTTGTCAATGTTTGTATTGCGTTTTTATTTGATTTCCTTTGGCTTTATTTTCGAGGTGTACCCCAAGCTCAAAGAAATtgctaaaaaaaatatatatatattttgggatGCAAGACAGACTTTTTGTGGCGTTTTGGAGAGATGGCAGGTGGTGAATGAGTAAAAAATCCTATGCATATGTTACTgttcaaggttagggttagacaaaatattaacagtgtggttaggtttaaaatcacgttttaagaagataaattgtagaaataggctgGGTTTATGCCTTTGTGGATGTGGTAACGAGTGACGACATAGAATGAGACTTATGTTGGTTGCTAGGATACCACTGGGACTTTGCAAACATGTCTGACAATGAAGGAGACCAAGGACCCAAAAGCACATTTTCTACTTACATGGCCGAGGGGGACCAGTTGTACCAGAAAGGAGAGTATGTCAAAGCCATTGAAAGCTACTC
The sequence above is a segment of the Oncorhynchus gorbuscha isolate QuinsamMale2020 ecotype Even-year linkage group LG16, OgorEven_v1.0, whole genome shotgun sequence genome. Coding sequences within it:
- the LOC123999470 gene encoding dnaJ homolog subfamily C member 7-like isoform X1; amino-acid sequence: MATVDDCDVTMDPEMEILSDEELEREAESFKEQGNAYYIKKDYSEAFNYYTKAIDMCPKNASYYGNRAATLMMLSRHREALEDSQQAVRLDDTFMKGHLREGKCHLSLGNAMAASRCFHRVLELEPDNSQAQQEVKNADSVLEYEKMAEIGFEKHDFRMVVFCMDRALESASACHRFKVLKAECLAMLGRYPEAQSVASDILRMDATNGDALYVRGLCLYYEDCIDKAVQFFVQALRMAPDHEKARLACRNAKALKAKKEDGNQAFKDGNYDVAYELYSEALTIDPNNIKTNAKLFCNRGTVGSKLKKIDQAIEDCTKAVKLDETYIKAYLRRAQCYMDKEEYDEAVRDYEKVYQTEKTKEHKHLLKNAQLELKKSKRKDYYKVLGVDKNATEDEIKKAYRKRALMHHPDRHSSASAEIQKEEEKKFKEVGEAFTVLSDPKKKSRYDSGHDLEDDTGNMGADFDANNIFKAFFGGGGGQGYSFEANQSSGPGNFFFQFG
- the LOC123999470 gene encoding dnaJ homolog subfamily C member 7-like isoform X2 codes for the protein MATVDDCDVTMDPEMEILSDEELEREAESFKEQGNAYYIKKDYSEAFNYYTKAIDMCPKNASYYGNRAATLMMLSRHREALEDSQQAVRLDDTFMKGHLREGKCHLSLGNAMAASRCFHRVLELEPDNSQAQQEVKNADSVLEYEKMAEIGFEKHDFRMVVFCMDRALESASACHRFKVLKAECLAMLGRYPEAQSVASDILRMDATNGDALYVRGLCLYYEDCIDKAVQFFVQALRMAPDHEKARLACRNAKALKAKKEDGNQAFKDGNYDVAYELYSEALTIDPNNIKTNAKLFCNRGTVGSKLKKIDQAIEDCTKAVKLDETYIKAYLRRAQCYMDKEEYDEAVRDYEKVYQTEKTKEHKHLLKNAQLELKKSKRKDYYKVLGVDKNATEDEIKKAYRKRALMHHPDRHSSASAEIQKEEEKKFKEVGEAFTVLSDPKKKSRYDSGHDLEDDTGNMGDFDANNIFKAFFGGGGGQGYSFEANQSSGPGNFFFQFG